The following proteins come from a genomic window of Ilumatobacter coccineus YM16-304:
- a CDS encoding HAD family hydrolase, translated as MDEISATTFAWHDYEGVLFDLDGVITPTAEIHEHAWGELFAAFDYTEADYLRYIDGKPRYDGVRSFLASRDIVLPDGDPLDAPGDSTVSALGNRKNALFNHILERDGIAPYPGSQRTLDLLADAGIPSAIVSSSKNAVPVLAAAGLADRFDIVIDGIVAADLGLAGKPAPDGYLLGAQRLGVDPRRTVVVEDATSGVAAGRNGGFAVTIGVDRGAGHATLLEHGATFVVDDLSELLPGDSES; from the coding sequence ATGGACGAGATCTCCGCCACGACGTTTGCCTGGCACGACTACGAGGGGGTGTTGTTCGACCTCGACGGGGTCATCACCCCCACCGCCGAGATCCACGAACACGCCTGGGGCGAACTCTTCGCCGCCTTCGACTACACCGAAGCCGACTACCTCCGTTACATCGACGGCAAGCCTCGGTACGACGGTGTGCGCTCGTTTCTCGCCAGCCGCGACATCGTGCTGCCCGACGGCGACCCGCTCGATGCTCCCGGCGACTCGACGGTGTCGGCGCTCGGCAACCGGAAGAACGCCCTGTTCAACCACATCCTCGAACGTGACGGCATCGCCCCGTACCCCGGTTCGCAGCGGACGCTCGACCTGCTCGCCGACGCCGGGATCCCCTCGGCGATCGTCTCGTCGTCGAAGAACGCCGTCCCGGTCCTCGCGGCCGCTGGGCTCGCCGACCGATTCGACATCGTGATCGACGGCATCGTCGCCGCCGACCTCGGCCTCGCCGGCAAACCAGCGCCCGACGGCTACCTGTTGGGCGCCCAGCGCCTCGGTGTCGATCCGCGACGAACCGTCGTGGTCGAAGACGCCACGTCGGGCGTGGCCGCCGGCCGCAACGGTGGGTTCGCCGTGACGATCGGCGTCGATCGCGGAGCCGGTCACGCCACGCTCCTCGAGCACGGTGCGACGTTCGTCGTCGACGACCTGTCCGAACTCCTGCCCGGCGACTCCGAAAGCTGA
- a CDS encoding glycoside hydrolase family 65 protein produces MDTTQRHRTPMPAPADQVSPNHQPPPTGLASHRFPLDPWRLVETEHSADDLGYTETLFGVGNGYLGMRANPEEGRDAHTHGTYINGFHETWEIQHAENAFGFAKVGQTIVNVPDAKLIKLYVDDEPFIVSQADLDSYERSIDFRTGVLERNIVWRTPGGKRVRIRSTRMVSMAERHLAVMTFEVTMLDATAPVVISSQLLNRQDGVDEYHVPDASLGEGEEQHDPRQARQFDHRVLQPTSQLDESGDDGLGTVVLGYTCTNSAMTLACGASHHVGSTSPFSVETTVDADLAKTVVQVNAEPDKPIVITKFVSYHTSTGVPCEELTERCVRTIQRAHETGVDVLLDEQRAELDAFWAAADIEIDGDDSAQQAIRWNLFQLAQASRRTQEQGIAAKGVTAGGYDGHYFWDTEVYVVPFLAYTDPVAARKLLRFRWSMLDAARRRARIMSEAGALYPWRTINGEEASAYYAAGTAQYHINAAVVFALARYLDATGDVDFLADEGSEILVETARLWADLGFYANGHGNTFHIHRVTGPDEYTTVVNDNCYTNIMARFNLRYAARTVRFLAQWNPTAFESLQRRTELELDELDAWDAAADAMYIPFDEEREVHPQDTAFLDLEPWDWEGTPAEKYPLLLNFHPLVIYRHQVLKQADVVLAMYLRSDHFSDEQKLRNFDFYDPITTGDSSLSACVQGIVAAQVGHDDLAFDYFRRALYLDLCDLHANTADGVHIASSGGVWAGIVHGFAGMVETGKALKFAPRLPESWTATRFTITRHGSTMRVELTADGAELTVLDGPGVPIVDGDEHLVVTPDAPYRVASVRR; encoded by the coding sequence ATGGACACCACACAGCGACATCGCACGCCCATGCCCGCACCGGCCGACCAGGTGTCTCCCAACCACCAGCCGCCACCGACCGGCCTGGCATCGCACCGCTTTCCTCTCGACCCGTGGCGACTCGTCGAGACCGAGCACTCGGCCGACGACCTCGGCTACACCGAGACCCTCTTCGGCGTCGGCAACGGCTACCTCGGCATGCGCGCCAATCCCGAAGAAGGCCGAGACGCGCACACGCACGGCACGTACATCAACGGATTCCACGAGACGTGGGAGATCCAGCACGCCGAGAACGCCTTCGGCTTCGCGAAGGTCGGACAGACCATCGTCAACGTGCCCGACGCCAAGCTGATCAAGCTCTACGTCGACGACGAACCGTTCATCGTGTCGCAGGCCGATCTCGACAGCTACGAACGATCGATCGACTTCCGGACCGGCGTGCTCGAACGCAACATCGTCTGGCGCACGCCGGGCGGAAAACGCGTGCGCATCCGCTCGACGCGGATGGTGTCGATGGCCGAACGCCATCTCGCGGTCATGACGTTCGAGGTGACGATGCTCGACGCGACAGCGCCCGTCGTGATCTCGTCGCAACTCCTCAACCGCCAGGACGGCGTCGACGAGTACCACGTCCCCGACGCGTCGCTCGGTGAAGGCGAGGAGCAGCACGACCCGCGCCAGGCGCGCCAGTTCGATCACCGGGTGCTCCAACCCACGTCGCAGCTCGACGAGAGCGGCGACGACGGTCTCGGCACCGTGGTGCTGGGCTACACGTGCACCAACAGCGCCATGACGTTGGCGTGCGGCGCCAGCCATCACGTCGGGAGCACCTCACCGTTCAGCGTCGAGACCACCGTCGACGCCGACCTCGCCAAGACCGTCGTCCAGGTCAACGCCGAACCCGACAAGCCGATCGTCATCACCAAGTTCGTCAGCTACCACACGTCGACAGGCGTGCCGTGCGAGGAGCTCACCGAACGCTGCGTCCGCACGATCCAGCGGGCTCACGAGACCGGCGTCGACGTCCTCCTCGACGAACAGCGAGCCGAGCTCGACGCGTTCTGGGCGGCCGCCGACATCGAGATCGACGGCGACGACTCGGCGCAGCAGGCCATCCGCTGGAACCTGTTCCAGCTCGCGCAGGCATCGCGGCGCACACAGGAGCAGGGCATCGCGGCCAAGGGCGTGACCGCCGGCGGCTACGACGGCCACTACTTCTGGGACACCGAGGTCTACGTCGTCCCCTTCCTCGCCTACACCGACCCGGTCGCCGCACGGAAGCTGTTGCGCTTCAGGTGGAGCATGCTCGACGCGGCGCGCCGCCGCGCTCGGATCATGTCGGAAGCCGGCGCGCTGTATCCCTGGCGGACCATCAACGGCGAGGAGGCGTCGGCCTACTACGCAGCCGGGACCGCGCAGTACCACATCAACGCCGCGGTCGTCTTCGCCCTCGCCCGCTACCTCGACGCGACCGGAGACGTCGACTTCCTCGCCGACGAGGGTTCGGAGATCCTGGTCGAGACCGCCCGCCTCTGGGCCGACCTCGGCTTCTACGCCAACGGGCACGGCAACACGTTCCACATCCACCGCGTCACCGGGCCCGACGAGTACACCACCGTCGTCAACGACAACTGCTACACGAACATCATGGCGAGGTTCAACCTGCGCTATGCGGCGCGCACCGTGCGCTTTCTCGCCCAGTGGAACCCGACGGCGTTCGAGTCACTCCAGCGACGCACCGAACTCGAACTCGACGAACTCGACGCCTGGGATGCCGCTGCCGATGCGATGTACATCCCGTTCGACGAGGAACGCGAAGTCCATCCGCAAGACACGGCGTTCCTCGACCTCGAACCGTGGGACTGGGAGGGCACCCCGGCCGAGAAGTACCCGCTGCTGCTCAATTTCCACCCGCTGGTGATCTACCGCCACCAGGTGCTCAAGCAGGCCGACGTCGTGCTCGCGATGTACCTGCGCAGCGACCACTTCTCCGACGAGCAAAAGCTCCGCAACTTCGACTTCTACGACCCGATCACCACGGGCGACTCGTCGCTGTCGGCGTGCGTGCAAGGGATCGTGGCGGCCCAGGTCGGCCACGACGACCTCGCCTTCGACTACTTCCGCCGAGCGCTCTATCTCGACCTGTGCGACCTCCACGCCAACACGGCCGACGGCGTGCACATCGCGTCGAGCGGTGGCGTCTGGGCCGGCATCGTGCACGGTTTCGCCGGCATGGTCGAGACCGGCAAAGCGCTCAAGTTCGCACCGCGCCTTCCCGAGAGTTGGACGGCGACGCGGTTCACGATCACCCGGCACGGCTCGACGATGCGTGTCGAACTCACCGCCGACGGTGCCGAGTTGACGGTGCTCGACGGGCCCGGTGTGCCGATCGTCGACGGCGACGAACATCTCGTCGTCACGCCCGACGCGCCGTACCGGGTCGCGTCGGTTCGTCGCTGA